The DNA sequence CGTCGCCTCGACCTGAACGTCGGGCAGCATCTCCGGGACGCCGTCCATGACCTGCTCGCGGGTGAGCACCGTGCGCCCCTCCTCCATGAGGTCGGCGACCAGGGCGCCCTCGCGGGCACGCTCGAGCACCCAGGTCGAGAGCAGCGCCACCGCCTCGGGATGGTTGAGCCGCACGCCCCGGGCCAGCCGGTCGCGGGCGACCATGCCGGCCACGGACAGCAGCAGCTTCTCGGTGTCGGCGGGCGACAGGTGCATCGGCGGCCTCCTGGGGTGTGACGGGCCCGGCGTGCGGGTGCGTGGCCAGTAGACCAAGCCGGTGTTTCGCGCGCATTTCGTCGTCACGGCGTGGGAAATGCGTGGCCCGCGCGTGCCGAGGCTCGTTAGCGTCGAGGCATGGACCGACCCGCCCTGACCGACGCCCTGCAGGACCGCGACGCCGTGCTGCGCGCCTTCGTGGCGGACGACGGCTCGCTGCGCTCGATGCCGACGAAGATCCGCAAGCGGCTGGTCGTGCTCGACCTGCTCGCGCAGGACTTCGCGCCGGGCGAGACCTACGACGAGACGCAGGTGAACAACCTGCTGCGGCCTCGCCACCCCGACGTCGCAGCCCTGCGCCGGTACCTCGTCGAGGAGGGATTCCTCGAGCGCCGGGACGGCAGGTACTGGCGCGCCGGCGGGACGGTGGACGACCGCTAGCGAAGGCGCGGCCGCACCGCCACACTGTGCGCATGCTGCGGCTCGACGACCTCTGGGTCTGGGACTCCTGGGTGGCCGACGACG is a window from the Phycicoccus sp. M110.8 genome containing:
- a CDS encoding urease subunit gamma, producing MHLSPADTEKLLLSVAGMVARDRLARGVRLNHPEAVALLSTWVLERAREGALVADLMEEGRTVLTREQVMDGVPEMLPDVQVEATFPDGRKLVTLHHPIA
- a CDS encoding DUF2087 domain-containing protein, with product MDRPALTDALQDRDAVLRAFVADDGSLRSMPTKIRKRLVVLDLLAQDFAPGETYDETQVNNLLRPRHPDVAALRRYLVEEGFLERRDGRYWRAGGTVDDR